One genomic region from Candidatus Neomarinimicrobiota bacterium encodes:
- a CDS encoding DUF3391 domain-containing protein produces the protein MIKEVKSVDLKVGMYVMLGKSWLHHSFLKPNFKISSEKQIKKIISDGLKVVQVDSSKSDVPEERNLMVDLLGPGANGATHTEIDVPEKFNPIDLISEELHKTIQNTNIPPKTKARAVYNYSIKMMDNILNEPSAENILSGKTMVYDIVDHILTDDETAKAMAQITSHDYYTYTHSVNVGMLSVLLAKSIFKDTRDHNMQELGAGFFLHDLGKCDVPLELINKAGKLSEQEWRVMRDHPQIGNRILSDTNQLTKECGVIVMQHHEREDGTGYPFNLDRDRIHVYARICSIADVYDALTSTRAYKVKLDPFDALKIMHDEMLHHFNKELFREFVLLFKN, from the coding sequence ATGATCAAGGAAGTGAAATCTGTCGACCTGAAAGTTGGCATGTATGTCATGCTGGGCAAGTCCTGGCTGCACCACTCCTTTCTGAAGCCTAATTTCAAGATCTCGTCGGAAAAACAGATCAAGAAAATCATCTCCGACGGTCTCAAGGTGGTCCAGGTGGACAGTTCCAAAAGCGATGTGCCAGAGGAACGCAACCTCATGGTCGACCTGTTGGGGCCCGGCGCTAATGGCGCTACACATACGGAGATCGACGTGCCCGAAAAGTTCAACCCCATCGACCTGATCTCCGAGGAGCTGCACAAGACCATCCAGAACACCAATATTCCCCCAAAAACCAAGGCCCGGGCCGTCTACAACTACTCCATCAAAATGATGGATAATATTCTGAACGAGCCCAGCGCGGAGAATATCCTTAGCGGTAAGACCATGGTTTACGACATCGTCGATCATATTCTGACGGACGACGAGACCGCCAAAGCCATGGCTCAGATCACCTCCCACGACTACTACACTTATACCCATTCCGTTAATGTGGGTATGCTCTCGGTACTACTGGCCAAGTCCATCTTCAAGGACACTCGCGATCACAATATGCAGGAGCTGGGCGCCGGCTTTTTTCTCCACGACCTGGGCAAGTGCGACGTTCCCCTGGAACTTATCAACAAGGCCGGCAAGCTCTCGGAACAAGAGTGGAGGGTCATGCGCGACCACCCGCAAATTGGGAACAGGATCCTGAGTGACACCAACCAGCTCACCAAGGAGTGCGGCGTTATCGTCATGCAGCACCACGAGCGTGAGGACGGCACCGGCTACCCCTTCAACCTGGACAGGGACAGGATTCACGTCTATGCCCGCATCTGCAGCATTGCCGACGTATACGATGCCCTCACATCCACACGGGCCTACAAGGTAAAGTTGGACCCCTTTGACGCCCTCAAAATCATGCACGACGAGATGCTCCACCATTTCAACAAAGAACTCTTCCGCGAGTTTGTTCTGCTCTTCAAGAACTGA
- a CDS encoding HD domain-containing protein, protein MIRPIKTSELKVGMFIMLGNSAHLLPLFEEEFMISSEKQIANIQDKGITLVDVDVDKSEAEVPAPDFDSMETVAEGLREAIEDPNLAPKDKASAVYNHTLKMMENIIAQPTAENILSGKNMIHDVVELILADTETADFLTQITSHDYYTYTHSVNVGMLGVLLSKAAFGGEHDHDLDELGSGFFLHDLGKCEVPSYLINKPGRLTDKEWEQMRMHPSYGERILADAGELTHDIKVIVLQHHERWNGAGYPLGLEKSDIHIYARICSIADVYDALTATRAYKKKLSTFEALSLMKEEMMEHFEQDLFARFVRLFN, encoded by the coding sequence ATGATCAGACCAATCAAAACGAGCGAACTGAAGGTGGGTATGTTCATCATGCTGGGCAATAGTGCCCATCTGCTGCCACTATTCGAGGAGGAGTTTATGATCTCCTCTGAAAAGCAGATCGCCAATATCCAGGACAAGGGCATCACCCTCGTAGACGTAGATGTTGACAAGAGCGAGGCGGAGGTTCCGGCGCCCGACTTCGACTCCATGGAGACCGTGGCCGAGGGACTCCGGGAGGCCATTGAGGACCCCAACCTGGCCCCCAAAGACAAGGCCAGCGCCGTCTACAACCACACCCTCAAGATGATGGAGAACATTATCGCCCAACCCACCGCCGAAAATATCCTCAGCGGCAAGAACATGATTCACGACGTGGTGGAACTCATCCTGGCCGACACCGAGACGGCCGACTTCCTTACCCAGATCACCTCCCACGATTACTACACCTACACCCACTCGGTGAACGTGGGCATGCTGGGCGTCCTGTTGTCCAAGGCAGCCTTCGGCGGCGAACACGACCACGATCTGGACGAACTGGGTTCCGGCTTTTTCCTCCACGACCTGGGCAAATGCGAAGTCCCCTCCTACCTCATCAACAAGCCGGGTCGACTCACCGACAAGGAGTGGGAACAGATGCGCATGCACCCCTCCTACGGCGAGCGTATCCTGGCCGATGCCGGGGAACTGACCCATGACATTAAGGTGATCGTGCTCCAGCACCACGAACGCTGGAACGGCGCCGGCTATCCCTTGGGGCTGGAGAAAAGCGACATTCACATTTACGCCCGTATCTGCAGCATTGCCGATGTCTACGACGCCCTCACCGCCACCCGCGCGTACAAGAAGAAACTCTCCACCTTCGAGGCCCTCTCGTTGATGAAGGAGGAAATGATGGAACATTTCGAGCAGGATCTCTTCGCCCGCTTCGTCCGGCTGTTCAACTAG
- a CDS encoding NAD(P)/FAD-dependent oxidoreductase, which yields MTLEPTHMAATTDNYQVIIVGGGPSGAAAALYARRQGLSILLLDRATFPRDKVCGDALSGKSVTVLNELGLLEGVRGLPGVAISRIIFGSPADKRLEIDLRSSDLGTIPEGFVIRREVFDQFMFEQARAAADTCLEGFTVRDLVIEDGYVRGVRGRQRGGEEQTYRGQIVMGADGTNSVVARKTGLHRHESKHQVVALRQYWRNVAGLSDQIELHYVDEVMPGYFWLFPLENGTANIGIGMLHHSIKRKKVDLKAALQGAIESGPFRERFAGAEPLEKPVGWNLPVGSKHRRMVGDGFMLLGDAAGLIDPFTGEGIGNALYAGKYAAEVAAEAVAEGNVSAASLARYDKRLWGAIGGELRLSSRLQKIGRSRFLLNAVIAGAARNRALGNLIAGMIADEVPKKALANPLFYLKILFN from the coding sequence GTGACGCTGGAGCCCACGCATATGGCGGCAACGACTGACAACTACCAAGTGATTATTGTCGGGGGAGGGCCCTCCGGCGCCGCGGCGGCGCTGTATGCCCGGCGGCAGGGGCTATCCATACTGCTGCTGGACAGGGCGACCTTCCCCCGGGATAAGGTGTGCGGCGACGCGCTGTCGGGCAAGTCGGTGACGGTGCTGAATGAGCTCGGCCTGTTAGAGGGGGTGCGGGGTCTGCCGGGGGTGGCCATCTCCCGCATCATCTTTGGGAGTCCCGCCGACAAGCGCCTGGAAATCGACCTGCGCAGCAGCGACTTGGGGACTATTCCCGAAGGGTTTGTCATCCGGCGGGAGGTATTCGACCAGTTCATGTTCGAGCAGGCCCGGGCGGCGGCCGACACCTGCCTGGAGGGTTTTACCGTCCGCGACCTGGTGATCGAAGACGGCTACGTGCGGGGCGTGCGGGGGCGTCAGAGGGGTGGCGAGGAACAGACCTACCGGGGGCAGATCGTCATGGGGGCGGATGGCACCAACTCGGTGGTTGCACGCAAGACGGGCCTGCACCGGCACGAGTCGAAACACCAGGTGGTGGCGCTGCGGCAGTACTGGCGCAACGTGGCCGGCCTGAGCGACCAGATCGAGCTGCACTATGTGGACGAGGTGATGCCCGGCTATTTCTGGCTGTTCCCCCTGGAGAACGGCACGGCCAACATCGGTATCGGCATGCTGCACCACAGCATCAAGCGGAAGAAGGTGGACCTGAAAGCGGCGCTGCAGGGGGCCATCGAGAGCGGGCCGTTCCGGGAGCGATTTGCCGGTGCGGAGCCGCTGGAGAAGCCGGTGGGCTGGAACCTGCCGGTGGGGAGCAAGCACCGCCGGATGGTGGGGGACGGCTTCATGCTGCTGGGGGACGCCGCCGGGCTCATCGACCCGTTCACGGGCGAGGGCATTGGAAATGCGCTGTACGCGGGGAAGTACGCCGCCGAGGTCGCCGCTGAGGCCGTGGCCGAGGGAAACGTGAGCGCCGCGTCGCTGGCCCGTTACGACAAGCGGCTGTGGGGTGCCATCGGTGGGGAGCTGCGGCTCAGTAGCCGGTTGCAGAAGATTGGGCGGTCGCGCTTCCTGTTGAATGCGGTTATCGCCGGGGCGGCGCGCAACAGGGCGCTGGGCAACCTTATCGCGGGCATGATTGCCGATGAGGTGCCCAAGAAGGCGCTAGCCAACCCGCTGTTTTACTTAAAAATACTGTTCAACTAA